The Candidatus Korarchaeota archaeon NZ13-K genome includes the window AGAGCGGCATATACCTGGATGACCTGATACAGACGGACGCCGCCATAAACCCGGGAAACAGCGGGGGACCGATAGTGAACTGCCTGGGTGAGGCCATCGGGATGGCCACTGCCATAATACCCTTCGCCCAAGGTATAGGGTTCGCCATACCCATAAACTCCGTCAAGAGATTCCTCGGCCTGATAGACAGGTATGGGAGGCCCCTAAGGGTCTGGATAGGGGTCTTCGTCGCTCCCCTCAATCCGAACATAGCCAGGATGTACGAGATACCGCACAGGGAGGGCCTGATAGTGGTTCAGGTGGTGCCCAGGTCCCCGGCGGCTGCCAGGGGGATAAAGCCCGGTGATGTCATTCTGGAGGCCGGTGGGAGGAGGATGGTGAAGGCTAGCGACCTGAGGAACACATTGGAGGATCTCCACGAGTCGGAGTGCGTGAGCATGAGGATATACAGGGATGGGAGGATCCTGGAGATCTGCGTGCCCGTGATTGTGGAGAGGCTATGACCTCCCCCTGTGAGCCACGACCACCAGCTCGACCAGAGCGTTCCTCGGCAGGTTGGCGACCTGCACCGTGGCCCTGGCTGGTCTGGAATCGCCGAAATACTCGCTGTAGACCTCGTTGAACTCGTTGAAGTGGGATAGGTCCCTCAGGAAGGCTGTCACGCTGACAACATCCCTGAGGGAGCACCCTGCCTCCTCGAGGATGGCTTTCACGTTCTCCAGGACCCTCCTCGTCTGCTCCCTTATGCCCCCGCTCACGAGCTCCCCAGTTTCGGGATCTATGGGTATCTGCCCGGCCAGGAAGACGAAGTCCCCGGCCAGGACGGCCTGACTGTAGGGACCTATGGGCTTCGGAGCCCGCTCGGTGAACACGTACTCCACCATGGGCGCCACCTCCCGACCATTCCGGAGGAAGTTATAAAGAGCCCGTGCATGGGCACGCCTAAGCTCAGCGGAATGATGACCGGTCTGGGCCTCATTCACCCCCTTCTCAAGGGCCGCAGAGGCGGATCTCATCCCCTATGCATATTGAGAGCTCCGCATAACCTATATGCCATTCCTCAGCCTTGTTGCAGGCCGAGTACCAAACCGCGTACCTGCGCAGGATCCTCCCCCATCCCTCGCTCTCCTCCAGGAGCAGGGCCGTGCTCCGGTAGATCAGGAGGTCATCCCACCCATCGATCGAGGGCCTCAAGATGGGCTCGGAGCTGAGCCTCCAGTTCACACCATCCTCACTCGTTGCGAAGTAAAGAAAAGACTTCCTGAGTCCCTTTCCCCTGTTTATGAGGACGATGAAGGCGTCATAGCCATCTCGAACTTTGATGACGTCCAGATGCCAGAGCTCCATGTCATCTGGAACTCCATCCACGTGGCACACCGTGGGTCCCGAGTAGGGTCCCTCCGGCGATGCCGAGGTCCTGAGCTTGATTACGTTAGGACTGGGCCTTATATCGATGTACCACATCCTGAGCGATCCCTCCTCGACCACGACGCTCGGGGAGAGCAGGCTCTCGGAGCGAGTCCTGAGAACCTCAACCTTTTCACTCCAGGAGATCCCATCATCGGAGCTAATCGCATATATCCTCTCCTCAAGCCCTTGAGACCACCTGAAGTAAATCCAGAGCTTCCCTTTGGCTAAGAAGATGTCCGGATCCGAGTAGTGACCCTCACGGGGTGGGGCCACAAGGGGGTTCCTCAGGCCCTCGGGCTCGAGCCAATTCCCGCAATCGGGGCTGGCGAGCAGGGATGGATTCTCGTAGCCGGCATCGCATTTAGGGTAGGGCGTGAAGACCATCCAGCAGCTGTAGCCCCCCAAACCCCGCTCCATGCGAATCACATCTGGGTGCACGGCCTGGCCGGATCCGTCGTATGTGGGCGTCTCCACAATGAGCCTCGTGAGGCCACCCTCCCTGAGGGGGCTCGGGAGCAGGACGATGATGAGCATCACTATTCCTAACGCTCCCCTCATTGAGGCCACCGGGGGGGTGAAGATAAAAATTTGGGTGGATGTTGGAGAGCCGTTCGAAGAGTCAGGCAGCAAGGCGACCGCTGATAGAGGAGAAACCTCGCTAAGGGATGCTCCTCGCCAGCTGTCCTCAGGTCAGGGGAGATGAGCTTGAGCATGAGGGCTTCGATCCCCTTTTTTATTTACCGCCTCACCACCGCCCGGGGATGAGATGGAGCCTCTGCTCAGGGGGATAATAACGGTGAGCATACTCGTGATAGCCGCCAAGCTGCTGGCCGGGACTTTCAGGGGACTGAGGCTTCCCCCCGTCCTCGGGGAGCTCTTCGCGGGGATAATACTCAGCCCTTACGCCCTAGGAGGAGGAATAAAAGTGTTCGATGAGCCGCTCATAGTGATAAATGAGTACGTCGAGGGCTTCGCGGAGATAGGGGCCATACTCCTGCTCCTGGCAGCGGGCATAGAGCTCGGCCTGGAGAGCCTGAAGGCGGCCGGCAAGGTGGCCGTGCTGATAGCCGTAGGAGGGGGTCTCCTACCGTTCGTCATGGCCTACCACTTCTACCTGACCATCAGCGACGAGGCGACCGCGCTTGTTGCAGGGGCCGCTTTCGTCGCCACTAGCATAGCGATCTCGAAGAGGGTGCTCAGCGACATGGGACTCCTGGATACGAGGATGGGAGCCACGCTCATGAGCTCGGCCGTCATGGATGACATCGTTGGTATAGTCGTGCTGGGAGCCGTGGTCAGCATGATAACGGGCGGCGGCCTCGATCCCATGACGATAGCCTATAAGACCGCTTCCTTCATCATCATATGGCTCCTCACCCTCGGCCTATCCGTCAAGCTGATCCCCAGGCTACTTGAGTCTCTGGGTGAGCTGGGGGGCAGGGGGCCATGAAAACGATTGCCGTGTCCCTTGGCCTTGGTATGGCTTCAGCCGTGGGGGCGATAGGGCTCAGCCCCCTGGTGGAGGCCTACGCCGCCGGAATATCAATAGGGGAGTCCAGGTGGAGGGAGGAGATAAGGGAGCTCGTTTCAGACCTGGAGGAGATATTCGGATCGATCTTCTTCGCCTACCTCGGGACGATGCTGAACCTGAGGGTCTTCACGGATCCAAAGGTTGTGGGCTTCGTCCTCGTGTTGACCGCGCTCGCGATGGTCGGGAAGTTCGCGGGGACGGCTCTGCCAGCCCTCCTGGCGCTCAGTCCCAGGGAGGCGGTGGGGCTGGGGATAGGAATGATGCCCAGGGGGGAGCTGGGGCTCATAGTGGCTTCGATAGGCCTCACCACCAACGTGCTGGGGAGCGAGACCTACGCTGAGATAATAGGCATGGTCGCCCTGACCACGCTCATATCACCGATACTGCTCGAGAGGGTCTGCATCATGGGTCGTCAGAGCGAGGGAGGTGGTTGATCTGGAGCTGCAGGTCGGGATGAGGGCCGAGAGGAGGTTCAGGGTGACCGAGGAGATGCTGGCCAGCATAGTGGGAAGCGGGAGGGTGGAGGTGCTCTCAACACCGTCCATGATAGCCCTCATGGAGAGCGTGGCGGAGTCCATCGTGGCGGACAAGCTGCCCAGCGGCACCGTGAGCGTGGGCACGAGCGTCTGCGTGAGGCACAGGGCGCCGGCTTGGCTCGGGGATGAGGTGATCGTGAGGGCGGAGCTCAGGGAGGTGAGAGGCAGGAGGCTCGTATTCAGGGTGGAGTGCCTCAGGGAGGAAACCGTCATCGGGGAGGGGGAGCACGAGAGGTACGTGGTGGACAGGGAGAAATTCCTCAGGAGGTCCTAGCCCATCGGGGCCCTTTCGTTAAATAAATTCCCCCGAAGGATTTTTATCCCTCCGCTGGGGTCAAAGATAGGTGAGCGCTTGAGGGCTTCCGAGTTCATGAGCGGGAACCCCCTGACGGTCGAGCCTGAGATGAACCTGCTCCATGCCCTGGACGAGATGGCCCGTCGGGACGTCTGGAGCCCCGTGGTTCTCAAGGAAGGTAAGGTCATTGGCTTCCTGACTGAG containing:
- a CDS encoding PDZ domain-containing protein produces the protein MDFREISDRIADIISEVTRSVVTVYTTVPEISLFFGPRTLHGAGSGFIVREGLVITNAHVVARAREISIVFSDGSSERGRLLAADPMRDLALVEINTSGFPAARLGDSDGVRVGEIVFAVGSPLGMTGTSVSMGVVSSLGRTIVDEQSGIYLDDLIQTDAAINPGNSGGPIVNCLGEAIGMATAIIPFAQGIGFAIPINSVKRFLGLIDRYGRPLRVWIGVFVAPLNPNIARMYEIPHREGLIVVQVVPRSPAAARGIKPGDVILEAGGRRMVKASDLRNTLEDLHESECVSMRIYRDGRILEICVPVIVERL
- a CDS encoding RidA family protein, with the protein product MVEYVFTERAPKPIGPYSQAVLAGDFVFLAGQIPIDPETGELVSGGIREQTRRVLENVKAILEEAGCSLRDVVSVTAFLRDLSHFNEFNEVYSEYFGDSRPARATVQVANLPRNALVELVVVAHRGRS
- a CDS encoding cation:proton antiporter, with the translated sequence MEPLLRGIITVSILVIAAKLLAGTFRGLRLPPVLGELFAGIILSPYALGGGIKVFDEPLIVINEYVEGFAEIGAILLLLAAGIELGLESLKAAGKVAVLIAVGGGLLPFVMAYHFYLTISDEATALVAGAAFVATSIAISKRVLSDMGLLDTRMGATLMSSAVMDDIVGIVVLGAVVSMITGGGLDPMTIAYKTASFIIIWLLTLGLSVKLIPRLLESLGELGGRGP
- a CDS encoding dihydrolipoamide acyltransferase; the encoded protein is MRAERRFRVTEEMLASIVGSGRVEVLSTPSMIALMESVAESIVADKLPSGTVSVGTSVCVRHRAPAWLGDEVIVRAELREVRGRRLVFRVECLREETVIGEGEHERYVVDREKFLRRS